A single Vigna radiata var. radiata cultivar VC1973A chromosome 8, Vradiata_ver6, whole genome shotgun sequence DNA region contains:
- the LOC106772036 gene encoding fruit protein pKIWI502 yields MSLFISPSPSLTLHPHAHVSPSMSVLRRLHLNLRSSRRRLATVSAAVRQDTTVWTPAPLSEVEPAAESLFHVAIDVSDAPDLAASHTIAGQYLQLRVPDSSKPSFLAIASPPKLAAKHGVFEFLVKSVAGSTAEALCALKRGDVVELSQVMGNGFNINLIQPPEKYGTVIVFATGSGISPIRSLIESGFDAGNRSDVRLYYGARNLQRLAYQDKFKDWESSGVKIVPVLSQPDDSWTGETGYVQAAFSKAKQISNPLATGAVLCGHKQMTEEVTSILVADGVSADKILKNF; encoded by the exons ATGTCACTCTTTATCTCACCGTCACCCTCGCTTACCCTCCACCCCCATGCGCACGTTAGCCCCTCCATGTCCGTCCTACGCCGCCTCCATCTAAACCTTCGCTCCAGCCGCCGCCGCCTCGCCACCGTTTCCGCCGCTGTTCGTCAGGACACTACCGTCTGGACCCCAGCGCCACTCTCCGAGGTCGAGCCCGCTGCCGAGTCGCTCTTCCACGTCGCCATCGACGTGTCCGACGCTCCCGACCTCGCCGCGTCCCACACAATCGCCGGGCAGTACCTCCAGCTCCGCGTGCCCGACTCGTCCAAGCCCTCGTTCCTCGCCATTGCATCGCCGCCGAAGCTGGCCGCGAAGCATGGCGTGTTCGAGTTCCTCGTGAAGAGCGTGGCGGGGTCCACCGCGGAAGCGCTGTGCGCGTTGAAGAGAGGCGATGTGGTTGAACTAAGCCAAGTCATGGGAAACGGATTCAACATTAATCTGATCCAGCCGCCCGAGAAATATGGAACCGTTATCGTCTTCGCTACTGGATCTGGAATTAG TCCAATTCGGTCTCTAATTGAGTCGGGGTTTGATGCGGGGAATAGGTCTGATGTAAGACTATATTATGGGGCCAGAAACCTACAGAGACTGGCTTATCAg GATAAATTTAAAGACTGGGAATCTTCTGGTGTGAAGATTGTTCCTGTATTGTCTCAACCTGATGATAGTTGGACTGGGGAAACTGGCTATGTTCAG GCTGCATTTTCAAAGGCAAAGCAGATATCTAACCCACTGGCAACTGGTGCCGTACTTTGTGGGCACAAACAGATGACCGAG GAGGTGACGTCAATTCTTGTTGCTGATGGAGTATCTGCAGATAAGATATTGAAGAACTTCTGA
- the LOC106772349 gene encoding ATP synthase subunit beta, mitochondrial: protein MASRRLVSSLLRSSLRRSQSKPSIAASASRLSSTNRASPHGFLLNRIAEYATASAAAAAPPSAPPQKKEVGGGGKITDEFTGKGAIGQVCQVIGAVVDVRFDEGLPPILTALEVLDHSSRLVLEVAQHLGEGVVRTIAMDATEGVVRGWRVLNTGSPITVPVGRATLGRIINVIGEPIDQKGDLTTEHYLPIHREAPSFVEQATEQQILVTGIKVVDLLAPYQRGGKIGLFGGAGVGKTVLIMELINNVAKAHGGFSVFAGVGERTREGNDLYREMIESGVIKLGEKQSESKCALVYGQMNEPPGARARVGLTGLTVAEHFRDAEGQDVLLFVDNIFRFTQANSEVSALLGRIPSAVGYQPTLSTDLGGLQERITTTKKGSITSVQAIYVPADDLTDPAPATTFAHLDATTVLSRQISELGIYPAVDPLDSTSRMLSPLILGAEHYETARGVQKVLQNYKNLQDIIAILGMDELSEDDKLTVARARKIQRFLSQPFHVAEVFTGAPGKYVELKENITSFQGVLDGKYDDLPEQSFYMVGGIEEVIAKAEKIAKESAAS from the exons ATGGCTTCACGCAGACTCGTTTCGTCTCTGCTTCGATCTTCTCTCCGCAGATCTCAATCCAAACCTTCAATTGCCGCATCTGCATCCAGACTCTCTTCCACCAACCGTGCTTCGCCGCACGGATTCTTGCTCAATCGCATCGCGGAGTACGCCACCGCGTCTGCTGCTGCTGCCGCTCCTCCTTCTGCGCCTCCGCAGAAGAAGGAAGTTGGCGGTGGTGGGAAGATCACCGATGAGTTCACTGGGAAGGGTGCGATCGGACAGGTTTGCCAGGTAATTGGTGCCGTCGTTGATGTCAGATTTGACGAGGGTTTGCCTCCGATCCTGACTGCCCTCGAGGTTCTGGATCACTCCTCCAGACTGGTGTTGGAAGTCGCTCAGCATTTGGGTGAGGGCGTTGTCCGAACCATTGCTATGGATGCCACTGAAGGAGTCGTTAGAGGGTGGCGCGTCCTCAACACCGGCTCCCCCATCACT GTTCCTGTTGGTAGGGCTACACTTGGCCGTATCATTAATGTCATTGGTGAGCCTATTGACCAGAAGGGCGACCTCA CAACCGAGCATTATTTGCCTATTCATAGAGAAGCTCCTTCTTTTGTTGAGCAAGCAACTGAGCAGCAGATTCTTGTTACTGGGATCAAG GTTGTTGACCTGCTTGCACCTTATCAAAGAGGAGGAAAGATTGGTCTGTTTGGTGGGGCTGGTGTAGGAAAAACTGTCCTTATTATGGAACTTATTAACAATGTTGCAAAAGCTCATG GTGGTTTCTCTGTGTTTGCTGGTGTTGGAGAACGAACCCGTGAGGGTAACGACTTGTATAGAGAAATGATTGAGAGTGGTGTTATCAAGCTTGGTGAGAAGCAG AGTGAAAGCAAATGTGCTCTTGTGTACGGTCAAATGAATGAGCCCCCTGGTGCTCGTGCTCGTGTTGGTCTTACTGGGCTTACTGTGGCTGAGCACTTCCGTGATGCTGAAGGGCAAGATGTGCTTCTTTTTGTAGACAACATTTTCCGTTTTACCCAA GCTAACTCAGAGGTGTCTGCTTTGCTTGGTCGTATCCCATCTGCTGTCGGTTACCAACCAACCTTGTCTACTGATCTTGGAGGTCTTCAAGAGCGTATTACAACAACCAAAAAGGGTTCAATCACCTCTGTCCAAGCTATCTATGTGCCTGCTGATGACTTGACAGATCCTGCTCCAGCAACAACCTTTGCTCATCTGGATGCAACAACAGTGTTGTCACGACAG ATCTCCGAGCTTGGTATCTATCCTGCTGTTGACCCCTTGGATTCTACATCTCGTATGCTGTCACCCCTTATTTTGGGTGCGGAGCACTATGAAACTGCTCGTGGTGTGCAGAAGGTTCTTCAGAACTACAAGAATCTTCAAGATATCATTGCTATTTTGGGAATGGACGAGCTTAGTGAAGATGATAAATTGACTGTTGCGCGTGCCCGCAAGATTCAGCGATTCTTAAGCCAGCCTTTCCATGTTGCTGAAGTCTTCACTGGTGCTCCAggaaaatatgttgaattgaAGGAGAATATTACCAGCTTCCAG GGTGTGTTGGATGGCAAGTACGATGACCTCCCAGAGCAATCGTTTTACATGGTTGGTGGCATTGAAGAGGTCATTGCCAAGGCCGAGAAAATTGCTAAGGAGTCTGCAGCATCTTAA
- the LOC106770699 gene encoding serine/arginine-rich splicing factor SR45a-like → METPFQVSQDSPDWRNPGNNLFVNFLPWWTTEKDLWELFSTQGEVVESHVVRDFHTKESRGFAFVTMATTEDAKRCIKKFDHTVQFDRVIVVERSKRQRPRTPTPGKYSGTRYDHEQRRERSRSLSPVRKEDRYRFSSDRSRSQTPIQKEDSYSRDRRGRSPSPRTHRRRRD, encoded by the exons ATGGAGACGCCGTTCCAGGT GAGTCAAGATTCTCCTGACTGGAGGAATCCTGGAaataatttgtttgttaatttccTGCCCTGGTGGACAACTGAGAAGGATCTTTGGGAGCTTTTCAGTACACAGGGAGAG GTTGTCGAAAGCCACGTGGTGAGAGATTTTCATACCAAGGAATCTCGTGGATTTGCTTTTGTCACTATGGCAACTACAGAGGACGCTAAGCGCTGTATCAAGAAGTTCGATCACACTGTTCAGTTTGATCGGGTGATAGTTGTGGAAAGG TCAAAGAGGCAGCGTCCCAGGACTCCAACTCCTGGCAAGTACAGTGGTACAAGATACGACCATG AACAGAGAAGGGAGCGATCTCGTAGTCTGTCACCTGTAAGAAAGGAGGATAGATATCGTTTTTCAAGTGATCGATCTCGTAGTCAGACACCGATACAAAAGGAGGATAGTTATTCAAGGGACCGGCGAGGAAGATCACCTTCTCCACGAACACATAGGAGGCGGAGGGATTAG
- the LOC106772034 gene encoding sarcoplasmic reticulum histidine-rich calcium-binding protein — protein sequence MDTKRFIQMVEEKKKKIMERKEAPLKWEQKLEAAAEAKERKLKATKHRKRSVSDSDSYYDSDDESNRTSKRSHRKHRKHSHYDSGDHEKRKEKSSKRKTKKLSSESSDFSNDDSESSFEEERRRKKKQCKRLRDRGSRPDSSDSDEGESPVRKRSHGKHSKRHRRSESSESDLSSDKSDDALRKKGHSRHHKHHKRSHNVELRLSDSDYNSNAQRSRSKSLEENSEDQNKRSMHKKPSRHHRHHHHHHHHKHRHHLDDERNHRRQHSPKSSGKYDEQFDKTETEKRDGDQHESKL from the coding sequence ATGGACACCAAACGATTCATCCAGATGGttgaggagaagaaaaagaagatcaTGGAGAGAAAGGAAGCCCCTTTGAAATGGGAGCAGAAGCTGGAAGCTGCTGCTGAAGCCAAAGAGAGAAAACTTAAGGCTACAAAGCATAGAAAAAGGTCAGTTTCTGATAGTGACAGTTATTATGACAGCGATGATGAGAGTAATAGGACAAGTAAAAGATCTCATAGGAAGCACAGGAAGCATTCTCACTATGACTCTGGTGACcatgagaaaaggaaagaaaaaagttcgaaaaggaaaacaaagaaattgtcTTCAGAGTCTAGTGATTTTAGTAATGATGACTCCGAGAGTAGCTTTGAGGAGGagaggagaagaaagaagaagcagtGCAAGAGGCTGAGAGATCGAGGTTCAAGACCAGATTCAAGTGACTCGGACGAAGGTGAAAGTCCGGTTCGGAAAAGAAGTCATGGAAAGCATAGCAAACGCCATCGACGATCAGAGTCTAGTGAATCTGACTTGTCAAGTGATAAAAGTGATGATGCTCTACGAAAGAAAGGCCACAGCAGGCACCATAAACATCATAAGCGATCACATAACGTGGAGCTGAGGTTGTCTGATTCTGACTATAACAGTAATGCTCAAAGAAGCAGATCAAAGTCATTAGAAGAAAATTCTGAAGATCAAAACAAAAGATCAATGCATAAGAAGCCTAGTCGCCATCATCgtcaccatcaccaccaccatcaccacaaACACAGGCACCACTTAGATGATGAGAGAAATCACAGGCGGCAGCACTCCCCGAAATCCAGTGGCAAGTATGATGAGCAATTTGACAAAACTGAAACCGAGAAAAGGGATGGTGATCAGCATGAAAGTAAGCTATGA
- the LOC106770848 gene encoding DNA-directed RNA polymerase II subunit RPB7, producing the protein MFFHIVLERNMQLHPRYFGRNLRDNLVSKLMKDVEGTCSGRHGFVVAVTGIENIGKGLIRDGTGFVTFPVKYQCVVFRPFKGEILEAVVTMVNKMGFFAEAGPVQIFVSNHLIPDDMEFQSGDMPNYTTSDGSVKIQKDSEVRLKIIGTRVDATEIFCIGTIKDDFLGVINDPATV; encoded by the exons ATGTTCTTCCACATAGTGCTGGAGCGAAATATGCAGCTCCATCCACGCTACTTTGGTCGTAACCTTCGTGATAACCTCGTTTCCAAGCTAATGAAAGATGTGGAAGGCACTTGCAG TGGTCGACATGGATTTGTGGTGGCAGTTACAGGGATAGAAAACATAGGGAAAGGGTTAATTCGTGATGGAACAGGGTTTGTGACATTTCCAGTTAAGTACCAATGTGTTGTCTTCAGACCATTTAAGGGGGAGATCTTGGAAGCTGTTGTCACCATGGTGAACAAG ATGGGATTTTTTGCTGAAGCTGGACCTGTACAAATCTTTGTTTCCAACCAC TTGATTCCGGATGATATGGAGTTCCAGTCTGGAGACATGCCAAATTACACTACTTCAGATGGATCT GTTAAGATTCAAAAAGATAGTGAAGTTAGACTAAAGATAATTGGGACTCGAGTGGATGCTACTGAAATT TTCTGCATAGGTACCATAAAAGATGATTTCTTGGGTGTGATCAACGACCCTGCAACAGTTTAA